AGAAGTACTCGATGCCTTGCGATTTCTATATGGCGTAACCGACTCGAAGGGAAGCTTATCCTCAATAGTTCAGGACTTGCCGTACTTCCAGTATCAGAACGTTGTTGTCAGCAACGCCGATGTCCCAAGAATATCCTCAAAAGGAGAGTTTAGATTGTCTAGCGTAACCTTCGGTCAGGAAAGGCAGGAGATTTTTCTTAGAGTGAAGTAGACTCGATACACCGGGAGGGATTGACTTGAAAAGACTTTTAGTGGTGGTGATTCTTATGGCTTCTTTAATGGCATTCGGAGCAAGTTTACCCAGAGAACGGATTCAGAATGCCCTAAGTATTCTTCAAGAACTTTCGGAAACGGAAGACAGCGGATCTTTTGCTGAGTTGATGAGCAAGTCCAACGGAATAGTGATTTACCCTGAGATGGTGAAAGCCGCGCTTGGATTCGGTGGGCAGTTCGGTGAAGGCTTTCTGCTCAAGAGAGAGGAAGACGGCCGCTGGTATGGACCGTTGTTTCTCAAGCTGTACGGTATAAGCTACGGATTTCAGGCCGGCGTTCAAAAGAGCGGTTTTGTGCTTGTCATTATGAACGAGAAGGGTATTGAGGGTTTTCTAAGCAACAATGTTACCCTTGGTGGAAGCGCATCGATTTCGGCCGGGCCTACCGGCAAGACCCTCTCCGCAGATACTGATTACAAACTGGAAGCTGCAATCTACTCTTATTCTGTCAGCAACGGCATCTTCGCCGGTGTATCACTGGGCGGTTCAATAGTACGGCAGGATACCGAAACAAACAGGGAATACTACGGGCTGTCGCTCACTCCCACTGAGATTATTGAGAGGGAAGCAAGCGGAGTGGAAATCGAAGAGCTTGTTGGATTTCTCAATTCATTGATTGGCCCCAAAGAATAGCCATGCGCTTTAGCAATAAGAAACTGCAACAGTCCGATGATAAATCAGTTCCGAACTCGATGCTCAGGTTTGAGAGCTTCTGTTTTTTCGATATCCAGCCTTCCCGTACTATAATGGCACCAAGGCAGCTCTTCCATGGTCAGACAGGGTAGGTGAGGTTTTCTGAGACTTCTCTTGGTTCTGTTCATTGCTCTTGTATCGGCCGGTCTTGCTGTGAATATCGAAGCGATTGAGAGCCTCAAGGACGGCTTCTTTAGCGCTGATTCGAAGGGCTTTGAAATGGAAGACGGCAGCTCCGCAACCGTTACTGCAATTCCCTATGAAGCCGTTTCGGAACTGGGCATCCCGATCGATGATCTAGTAGGGCTCTTGTTTTTTGAGCTGCCGAAGAACTCTTCGGAAGTATCCTTTCTGAATGTTACTGTAACAGGGAAATGCAAACGCGGCGAACCTGTGGACGGAGTCTGGGCAGATCTATATGTAATTGGAGAAGGTTTCCTGGTCCAGACTGCAAGGTATGACCCATTTATCATGATAGATTCAAATAAGATAGTAGTTGCTCTTTCGATTTATCTCGATACGTCGATTTACTATTCGGTTGTTCTGAACGGAAGTAGAACAACCATCAAATGGGAGTTCAACATTGTCATGTGACGAGATGGTGCGGTTCGATTCAGAAAAGGGGGTGGAGATCTGCTATGAGAAAGCTTAGCAGAAAGATCTCTCTTCAGTTTCTGCTTTTCGTTCTGGCAATATTGACTGTACTCGTCACACTACTTACTATCACATTTGTTCGCACTGCTACAGATGAATACAAGAGCTATCTCGGCTCGAAGAAGCAGTCTGTTTTTCAGTGGTTTATCGATCTGCGCAGAGACATGAAGCTCTATGTTGACTCACACGCTCTCGAAGGCGTTCTAGACGATGAATATGACATTCTCATCCGCCTTGGGGAAGAAAGAGATATAATTCTCAACAGGTCGGCGCTTTCCGAAGAGGAAGTAGATGAACTTGAAAACTCTGGAAACGGCTTCAAACTATTCGAAAGACAGCTTGTTTACTTCTCGACAATGATCAGCAACGAATCGCAATACGTGATCGGAGTAGTTTTCGACAATGATGATATAGAGAGTCTTTCATCGTTTCTGGGTCAGGATGGAATCGCTTTTCTTCTTATCGGTGATCACTTCGTAATTTCCAGAGAGTTCTCAGACTCCGGCCTTTACGTCAGGACGGTACTCGACGAGGAGAGATGGTCGAGCGAAATACCTTTTACCGTAAGCGAACCTAGACCTGCCTTTTCTCTCTTTTCCTCCGGTTCGCTTTTCTTGGTGGACAAGGTTTCGATCGGAGGCGCGGATATCTATGTTCTTCAGTCAGAAAGCCTCCTGGTAATGCTCAGAAACAGACTTCTTCCAATTCTAAGCATCGTTGTACTGGGTGTATTTGGATTCTCGTTCGTGCTCTCTTTCTCTCTTAACGCCCATATATCCAAGGCCCTCTCGGAATTACTGAAGGGATTTGAGTCGATAAAGAAGGGATCCTTTTCACGAGTGAAGCTCAATTCAAGTGATGAACTCGGAGAGATTGCCTCCGAGCTGAACAACACAATGGGGTTCATAGAGAAGACGCTGGACAGACTCAGGAACTCCAACGAGTTGCTCAGAAAGGTTTCAAAAGAGGCACAGCAGGCGAGTAAGATGAAATCGGAATTTCTGGCCAACATGTCTCACGAGATGAGAACTCCCATGAATGCAATTCTGGGTTTTGCCGAGCTTCTGATGAACGAGGAGACTAATCTTGAGAAAATGAAGTACTTGAAGACAATTTACAGAAGCGGAGAGCATCTTCTAAGCCTTATCAACGATGTGCTCGATCTCTCCAAAATCGAAGCGGCCCGTTTCGACCTTATAATCTCCCCTTACAGCCCATCGAAACTGGTTAACGAGTTGACCGAAACCTACCTTCCGTTGGCATATTCAAAGGGTCTGCATTTTGCAAACAGCATAACAGAAAGAGTTCCGGAATATGTCGACGGCGACGAGTTCAGGATGAGGCAGGTCCTGACAAATCTGATCTCGAACGCTCTGAAATTCACCGAAAAGGGATACGTCTCCATGCTTCTTGACTTCGACGGGAAACACTTGATCTATACCGTTCAAGACACAGGCTTCGGGGTCTCAAGAGATGAAATCGACAAGATTTTCGAACCCTTCATCCAGGCCGATGGAACCATGTCAAGGAAGTTCGGAGGAACGGGCCTTGGTCTGGCAATAACGAAGAAAATCATTGAATTGATGGGCGGAACCATAAGGTTTGAGAGTAAAGTCGGTGAAGGCTCGAAGGTAACTGTGAGAATACCTTCACAGGTTTCAACGGAAATACCTAAGCAGAAGGAAAAGACAGAACTCCCTGCGTCGGGGAAGGTCGTCGTTGCGTCGGAAGATGAGGATTTTCTTATAATTATCGGCTCGATGTTGGGAAGAAATGGAGTGCGCTCCGAGCCCGTAGCAAATCTAGCCAATCTCTCGAGAGCGGTGAGAGAACTAGGTGCATCTCTTGTAATCGTGGATACTCCGAAGAATGCAGGCGAAGCTCTTACTGCTCTTGACGGAATCAGTGAAGCCGCCGTAATAGTAATAACAGATGCTTCCAAGGATGAGGTCCAGTTTGGCGACAAGGTCAACGAAGTAATCCAGAAGCCGGTGAAGGAAGATGAGCTTCTGAGCAAAGTCGGCAACTATTTCGAACTCAAGCCGAAATCTGCCACCGACAATAACAAGATTCTCCTGACTGAAGATAATGAAGCCAACCAGCTGTTGATAAAAGAAGTGCTTGAAAAGGCTGGGTATTCCGTCGATCTTGCCGGCAATGGTAAGGAGGCCGTGGAAAAGATAAGGAGAGGCAACTATAATCTCGTTCTTATGGATATGCAAATGCCTGTTATGGATGGTTATGAAGCCACGAAGACTTTAAGAGAAGAGGGTTACAAGATACCCATTGTTGCCTTGACGGCACACACAATGCAGGGAGATGAAGAGAAGACAATCGAGGCCGGGTGTGACGGCTTCCTCGGGAAACCTGTTAAGCAGTATGACCTTCTCGAGGTCGTTCGTTACCACCTTGGTGTATACGGAAAGAACGCAAATCGAAGAGCAGACGGCTTTTTCGATCCGGGTGCGCCAAAGCGTTCATCAGAAAGTATCACTCTCTTCGCAAAGGACA
This Mesotoga infera DNA region includes the following protein-coding sequences:
- a CDS encoding response regulator; this translates as MRKLSRKISLQFLLFVLAILTVLVTLLTITFVRTATDEYKSYLGSKKQSVFQWFIDLRRDMKLYVDSHALEGVLDDEYDILIRLGEERDIILNRSALSEEEVDELENSGNGFKLFERQLVYFSTMISNESQYVIGVVFDNDDIESLSSFLGQDGIAFLLIGDHFVISREFSDSGLYVRTVLDEERWSSEIPFTVSEPRPAFSLFSSGSLFLVDKVSIGGADIYVLQSESLLVMLRNRLLPILSIVVLGVFGFSFVLSFSLNAHISKALSELLKGFESIKKGSFSRVKLNSSDELGEIASELNNTMGFIEKTLDRLRNSNELLRKVSKEAQQASKMKSEFLANMSHEMRTPMNAILGFAELLMNEETNLEKMKYLKTIYRSGEHLLSLINDVLDLSKIEAARFDLIISPYSPSKLVNELTETYLPLAYSKGLHFANSITERVPEYVDGDEFRMRQVLTNLISNALKFTEKGYVSMLLDFDGKHLIYTVQDTGFGVSRDEIDKIFEPFIQADGTMSRKFGGTGLGLAITKKIIELMGGTIRFESKVGEGSKVTVRIPSQVSTEIPKQKEKTELPASGKVVVASEDEDFLIIIGSMLGRNGVRSEPVANLANLSRAVRELGASLVIVDTPKNAGEALTALDGISEAAVIVITDASKDEVQFGDKVNEVIQKPVKEDELLSKVGNYFELKPKSATDNNKILLTEDNEANQLLIKEVLEKAGYSVDLAGNGKEAVEKIRRGNYNLVLMDMQMPVMDGYEATKTLREEGYKIPIVALTAHTMQGDEEKTIEAGCDGFLGKPVKQYDLLEVVRYHLGVYGKNANRRADGFFDPGAPKRSSESITLFAKDMGLSMEEATAMFAEYGKHIHKTIDEIQNALERRNFDSISRDGHSLKGSGRMYGVEELSEVGFKLETAGKSADDKTIADCILELKRLYRRLWA